The segment CCGACATCGACTTGGGACCCCGATAGTGCAACCAAGCAGAGCACGCCTGGCCGCGCCAGCGAATGGGATTCAAGATAACCGGTGTCGGACGGTGAGGTAAACACGTGGAGGCGCTTGTTTTCCAGATCGATCAGCCACGCTTCCGGGATGGCGTGGCGGGCGTAGAGCGGCACCTTGATGTCGCGGTCGTAGGCGAGCGTGGTGTCCGCGACCTCGATGATGAGCAGGACATCCTCCGGGAGGGGATGGCCGCTGCGATAGAAGTTCGCTCGTGGCTTGAGCAGCATGATGTCGGGCTGCGGCTCGCTACTCGCCGTAAGCGATAGCGGATTCTGCACAAACACCAGTGCCGAATCTCCCACGGCACGTTCCAGTCTCTTGGCCAAGAACCCGACCGTTCCGGCGTGGTTGCTTCCGATCGGCGCCATGTCGATGACCTCTCCA is part of the Pseudomonadota bacterium genome and harbors:
- a CDS encoding Uma2 family endonuclease — encoded protein: MSAVLQTEVRRHRLTVDDFHRMGEAGIFRADERVELIDGEVIDMAPIGSNHAGTVGFLAKRLERAVGDSALVFVQNPLSLTASSEPQPDIMLLKPRANFYRSGHPLPEDVLLIIEVADTTLAYDRDIKVPLYARHAIPEAWLIDLENKRLHVFTSPSDTGYLESHSLARPGVLCLVALSGSQVDVGGVF